In Topomyia yanbarensis strain Yona2022 chromosome 2, ASM3024719v1, whole genome shotgun sequence, one DNA window encodes the following:
- the LOC131680956 gene encoding uncharacterized protein LOC131680956, producing the protein MGVSLQRNLESEENQRARRTLQITTLRVGFRFQIGLLWKYDTFEFPDSNFTAVRRLECLERRMLADPELGSNVRRQIEEYKIKGYIEKASKADLIAVDPRKVWYLPLGVVINPKKPGKIRIFCDAAAKVDGVSLNTMLSKGPDLLVPLKSVLTGFRERQIALCADVKEMFHQMLMRKEDKHAQRILWRDDPNHEPQVYFMSVATFGAASSPCSAQFVKNLNASEYADRYPEATDAIIRKHYVDDYLDSVDSGDEAIKRAKEVAFVHSRGGFIIRGWMSNSKEVLQKLGETTSADVKEFSMETGHCSERVLGVLWLPEEDAFTYAANFVAVPEWPTKRELLKTVMTLYDPLGFLSHFTIHGKILIQDVWRSKVTWDERIPVELRQRWDQWVALFPSLAAVRVQRCYFPRQLSSKVKNIQLHMFVDASLAAFACVAYLRTEVDGKIHCALVTGKAKVAPLKLTSVPRLELQAAVLGARLVEDICSTHTLPIAKRFIWTDSKTVLGWINSDQRRYSQFVAFRVGEILEKTRATEWRWIPSDMNASDDATKWKGEPNLTPEGRWFGDPEVLHINEEYWPSSSDVMYDTTEERRSNLVIEHHVVHSVFDWERFSKWHRLSRTVGYVVRYVGNLKAKARKHPTTKGPLCQEELATAESWVFRAIQKEVYPKEVDILSSIGTQKGGSKLGCDSRLFKLAAFIDEKGVMRMESRISLASFAAYDTRYPIILPRNHHVTTIIIMWYHHKFLHGNRETVINEMLQRFHVSCLRVVVRSVTRECQQCKIRKAKPSVPRMSPLPAARLGAFFRPFTFVGLDYFGPMTIRVGRNNVKRWVALFTCLSIRAVHLEVVHSLSTESCKMAIRRFVARRGSPSEIYSDNATNFLGACNELRSEIKSINESLAETFTNASTRWLFIPPSAPHMGGAWERMVRSVKTAFYAMTTTKLPTEEMFGTVLVEAEGIVNSRPLTFLALDEGNQESLTPNHFLLMSSNGVVQTPRKIYESNAICRSDWDHCRRMVDLFWRRWIREYLPVISRRTKWFGEVRSVKQGDLVIIIDDGLRNGWVRGRVLRVRKGQDGRVRQAWVQTSAGVLRRPVAKLAVLDLDSGKTGTQSGDQCYG; encoded by the coding sequence ATGGGAGTGTCCCTACAACGAAACTTAGAGTCCGAAGAAAATCAACGAGCTAGGCGGACTCTGCAAATTACCACATTGCGCGTAGGCTTCCGATTCCAAATCGGGTTGTTGTGGAAGTACGATACCTTCGAATTTCCTGATAGCAACTTCACGGCTGTGCGAAGGCTGGAATGTCTGGAGCGACGTATGTTGGCGGATCCTGAACTCGGTTCCAATGTTCGTAGGCAGATAGAGGAGTACAAAATAAAAGGGTATATTGAGAAAGCATCCAAGGCTGATTTGATCGCGGTGGATCCACGAAAAGTTTGGTATTTACCACTGGGCGTGGTTATTAATCCTAAAAAGCCAGGTAAAATCCGCATCTTCTGTGACGCAGCAGCGAAAGTGGATGGGGTGAGCTTAAACACAATGCTGAGTAAGGGGCCGGATCTGCTTGTACCGTTGAAGTCAGTTCTAACCGGATTCCGAGAACGACAAATAGCTCTATGTGCGGATGTGAAAGAAATGTTTCACCAGATGCTTATGCGAAAGGAAGATAAACACGCCCAGCGAATTTTATGGAGAGATGACCCAAACCATGAGCCACAAGTGTACTTCATGAGTGTGGCCACTTTCGGAGCTGCCAGTTCGCCGTGTTCGGCACAATTTGTTAAGAACCTAAACGCAAGCGAATATGCAGATCGATATCCAGAAGCTACAGACGCAATAATACGTAAACATTATGTTGACGACTATCTGGACAGCGTGGACAGTGGAGATGAAGCGATCAAGAGAGCGAAAGAGGTTGCTTTTGTTCATTCCCGAGGCGGATTTATTATTCGTGGGTGGATGTCCAACTCGAAGGAAGTTCTGCAAAAGCTGGGTGAAACAACGAGCGCCGACGTTAAGGAGTTCTCGATGGAGACTGGCCACTGTTCGGAACGTGTGTTGGGAGTGTTGTGGTTACCGGAAGAAGATGCGTTCACGTACGCGGCTAACTTTGTGGCGGTACCTGAATGGCCTACCAAGAGAGAGCTGCTGAAGACGGTGATGACTTTATATGATCCTCTGGGATTTCTTTCACACTTTACCATTCATGGGAAAATCCTAATCCAGGACGTTTGGCGCAGCAAGGTTACGTGGGATGAAAGAATTCCTGTTGAGTTAAGACAACGATGGGACCAATGGGTTGCCCTTTTCCCTTCCTTAGCAGCGGTGCGAGTGCAGCGATGTTATTTTCCAAGACAGCTGTCATCGAAAGTCAAGAATATACAATTACACATGTTTGTAGATGCCAGTTTAGCCGCCTTCGCGTGTGTGGCCTATTTACGCACCGAGGTAGATGGAAAAATTCATTGCGCATTGGTGACTGGGAAGGCAAAGGTCGCCCCTCTCAAATTGACGTCCGTGCCTCGGCTGGAACTTCAAGCTGCGGTGTTAGGAGCGCGTCTAGTCGAAGACATCTGCTCCACTCACACTCTACCTATTGCGAAGAGATTCATTTGGACCGATTCTAAAACAGTGCTGGGATGGATTAATTCGGATCAACGAAGATATAGCCAGTTCGTAGCATTCCGCGTCGGAGAGATTCTGGAGAAGACACGTGCTACTGAATGGCGTTGGATTCCTTCGGATATGAATGCGTCTGATGATGCTACAAAGTGGAAAGGCGAGCCTAATCTAACCCCGGAGGGTCGCTGGTTTGGGGACCCTGAAGTTTTGCATATTAATGAGGAGTACTGGCCGTCATCTTCCGATGTCATGTACGATACAACCGAGGAGCGACGGTCCAATTTGGTGATCGAGCATCATGTAGTTCACTCAGTTTTCGACTGGGAGAGATTTTCGAAATGGCACCGTTTGTCTAGAACCGTCGGGTACGTTGTGCGATATGTCGGCAATTTGAAAGCCAAAGCCCGAAAACATCCCACTACAAAGGGTCCATTGTGCCAAGAAGAGTTAGCAACGGCGGAGTCGTGGGTCTTTCGTGCGATTCAAAAGGAGGTCTACCCGAAGGAAGTGGACATACTGTCTTCTATTGGCACTCAGAAAGGAGGCTCGAAATTAGGCTGCGACAGTAGGCTTTTCAAACTTGCTGCATTCATTGATGAGAAAGGGGTCATGCGTATGGAAAGCAGAATCAGCCTGGCTTCGTTCGCGGCTTACGACACAAGGTACCCCATCATACTCCCTCGGAATCACCACGTTACGACCATCATCATAATGTGGTATCATCACAAGTTCCTGCATGGTAATAGGGAAACGGTGATCAACGAAATGCTCCAGCGTTTCCACGTATCCTGCCTACGCGTTGTCGTTCGAAGCGTAACCAGAGAGTGCCAGCAATGCAAGATTCGTAAAGCGAAACCATCGGTACCTAGAATGAGCCCTCTACCAGCTGCCAGACTAGGAGCATTCTTCCGGCCATTTACATTCGTCGGTCTGGATTATTTCGGGCCAATGACTATTAGAGTTGGTCGAAACAACGTGAAACGCTGGGTTGCGTTATTCACATGTCTTTCCATCCGTGCGGTGCATCTAGAAGTCGTGCATTCGCTTTCAACCGAGTCATGCAAGATGGCAATTCGGCGTTTTGTAGCCAGGCGTGGCTCACCATCAGAAATATACAGCGATAACGCGACAAACTTTCTCGGTGCCTGCAACGAACTTCGAAGCGAGATTAAAAGCATTAATGAAAGCCTTGCGGAGACCTTCACAAACGCCAGTACGAGATGGCTTTTCATCCCTCCGTCCGCTCCGCATATGGGCGGCGCTTGGGAGCGGATGGTACGCTCAGTTAAAACAGCTTTCTACGCGATGACAACTACCAAGCTTCCAACGGAAGAGATGTTCGGAACGGTATTAGTGGAGGCCGAAGGTATTGTCAATTCCAGGCCTTTGACCTTCCTAGCATTGGATGAAGGCAACCAAGAATCATTAACACCCAATCATTTCCTCCTTATGAGTTCCAACGGAGTCGTGCAGACTCCGAGGAAAATCTACGAGTCGAATGCCATATGTCGGAGTGACTGGGACCATTGTCGTCGCATGGTGGATCTATTCTGGCGGCGTTGGATCCGCGAGTATCTGCCTGTAATATCAAGAAGGACAAAATGGTTTGGGGAAGTAAGATCGGTGAAGCAAGGAGATTTGGTAATAATTATTGACGATGGACTCCGCAATGGATGGGTGCGTGGACGGGTTCTGAGGGTTCGCAAAGGTCAAGACGGCCGAGTACGCCAAGCGTGGGTGCAAACATCAGCCGGAGTGCTTCGAAGACCGGTAGCGAAACTTGCGGTGCTGGATCTGGATTCTGGTAAAACTGGCACTCAGAGCGGTGACCAGTGTTACGGTTAG